The Sinomicrobium kalidii region CTTTCCGATGAGCGGGAGAATGTGTTTTGTATACAGGTTATACCCCTGTTTGTAGGGTGTTTTGGTGGGGACCGAGGTCTCCAGTATCACAAAACGACCTCCCGGTCTCAGCACACGGCATATTTCTGCGAGGCCTTTTTCCAGGTTTTCAAAATTGCGTACACCAAAGGCTACCGTAACGGCATCAAAGGAATTATTGTCAAAGGGCAGGTCTTCACTGTCTCCCAGCACCATTTCTATAGTGTTTTCCAGGCCTTTTTCCGCAACTTTCCGTTTACCGATCTCCAGCATTCCCGTAGAAATGTCAAGGCCCACGATCTTTTTGGCTCCCGTTTGTGCCAGGTTAATGGCCAGGTCGCCTGTTCCGGTAGCAATGTCGAGTACTGTGTCGGGCTCGATATCCCGGATCATTCGTACCACTTTTTTCCGCCACTTTACATCGATACCGAAAGAGATCACCCTGTTCAGTCCGTCGTATTTCCCGGAAATAGTGTCGAACATCCGGGTAACCTGTTCCTTTTTCCCCAGTTTGGAATCCTTATAGGGGGTAACGTTTTCTGACATCAAAATTTTTTTGACAAAGATAGGGATAATTTGAAGCAGAAGGGCAGAAGTACGAAGCAGAGACGCAATGCATTTATGTGCAGGATGCGAAGCGTAGCCGAAGCATCAGAAATACATATATTGAAAAAAGGCTGAAAAGAATCTGCTTTCTGGAAAAACAGGGAAGAAAACCACTCCTGCCAGATCGAGTGCAGTAAAAATCCTTTTCAGCCTTTTTATGATAAATCTTTACTACGAAAGCACTTCTTTAATTCGCCTCAGGGCTTCCTTCAGTTCTTTTTCCGAAGCCGCATAGGAAATACGGATGCAGTTCGGGTTTCCGAAAGCCTCACCCGTTACTGTGGCTACATTGGCCTCTTCCAGCAGGTAAAGCGAGAAATCCGAAGCATTTTCTATCTTTTTGCCCTGCAATGTCTTTCCGAAGAAAGCAGAAATGTTGGGGAATACATAAAAGGCTCCTTCCGGTACATTGACCTGGAAACCGTCTATTTCGCCCAGCAGGTTCAATACAAGATCCCTTCGTTTGTTGAACTCGTCTACCATGTACTGTATTTTGCTTACCGGGGCTTCCAGGGCGGTAATGGTGGCCCGCTGCGCAATACAGTTGGCACCGCTGGTTATTTGCCCCTGCATTTTGTTGCAGGCGCGGGCAATCCACGCGGGGGCACCAATATATCCGATACGCCATCCGGTCATGGCAAAGGCTTTGGACACACCGTTTACGGTAACCGTCCTGTCATACATGCCGTCTATGCCTGCCATACTTACATGACCGCCTGAAAAATTGATATGTTCGTATATTTCGTCGGAGACCACATAGATTTGCGGGTGTTTTTTCAATACTTCGGCAAGGGCTTCCAGTTCTTCCTTGCTATACACCGAACCACTAGGGTTACACGGCGAGCTGTACCAGATCATTCTGGTTTTCGGTGTGATGGCCGCTTCCAGTTGCTCCGGGGTCATTTTAAAGTCGTTCTCTATGGAAGTGGGCACTTCAACCGGAACACCTTCCGCAATCTTTACGATGTCGGAATAGCTCACCCAATAGGGAGCGGGCAGTATCACTTCATCTCCCGGATTGATCATCACCAGGGCTATATTGGCCAGTGATTGTTTTGCTCCTGTAGATACGACGATCTGGTCGGGATTATAGCTGAGGTTGTTATCGCGTTTGAACTTGGTAATGATCGCCTCCTTCAGATCGGCATAACCGTCTACGGGCGAATAGCTGTTATAGTTGTCATTAATAGCCTGTATGGCAGCTTCCTTTATAAAATCGGGGGTGTTGAAGTCGGGTTCCCCCAGGCTGAGTCCGATGATATCCTTTCCCTCTGCCCTAAGTTCCCTGGCTTTGGCTGCCATGGCAAGCGTGGCAGAAGTAGACATGTTCAGGATTCTTTCAGATAGCTTTTGTTCCATAAGTTGTTGTTCCATCGGTTAAAATATGTTCTTAATTATAGACATATACGGGCTTTTTCCCCAGTGCCTTTAAATGTTTAAAGTGCGAAATTATAGCTTTTCTGGTAGATTCGTATTCATAATAGGGCAAATTAAATTCCGTGGCCGTCTGTTTAACAATTTTGGCAATATTTGTGTAATGTATATGGCTGATATTGGGAAAAATGTGATGTTCAACCTGGTGGTTGAGCCCTCCCGTAAACCAGTTTACAATTTTATTCCTGGTAGAGAAATTGGCCGTCGTGAATAACTGGTGAATGGCCCAGGTATTTTTCATGGTTCCCGTTTCGTCCGGCATTAAAGTCTTCGTGTCTTCCACAATGTGTGCCAGCTGGAATACAATGCTCAGAATAAGTCCGGCCGTATAGTGCATGGTAAAGAAACCGATGAGTATTTTCCACCAGGCGATATCCAGTACCAGCATGGGGAGAACAATCCATAGCGAAAGATAAATGAGTTTGGTGATAATAAGTACACTCCACTGTTTTACCGGGCTGGAGAATTTTCCGTAAGACAGTTTCCGCTTTAAATACCGTCGCATTTGGCGGAAATCTGTAGTAATGGCCCAGTTGATGGTAAGCAGGCCATACAACAGCACGGAATAATAGTGTTGAAATTTATGGAACCGTCGCCATTTGGCATGTTCCGAAAAACGGATGATCCTCCCCGCGTCCAAATCCTCGTCATGGCCGTGAATGTTGGTATAGGTATGGTGCAGTACATTGTGCTGAACCCTCCAGTTATACACATTGCCGGCCAGGATGTATATGCTGGCCCCCATGAGGTTGTTTATCCAGGGTTTGGAGGAATAGGATCCGTGATTACCATCGTGCATCACATTCATCCCCACGCCGGCCATACCTATACCGATAACCACAGTCAGTAATAATTGCAGCCACTGGTTAATATCCAGGGTAAGGATGAGGAAATAGGGCGTGAGGAAAATGGAGAACATCACTATGGTCTTTAAATAGAGTTTCCAGTTTCCCGTTCTTTTGATGTTGTTTTCCTTGAAATAGGCATTTACGCGTTTGTTCAGTGTCCTGAAAAAATTTTTGGTGTCTTTCCGCGAAAATCTCAGTGTCTCGTTTTCCATTAAAATAATCCGTACTAGATAAATGTTTTTTCTCCCGGCCCTCGGGAGCTAGAATGTCTGTAAAAGGCCACCATAACCGGATCATACTTTATTCCGGTTAAAACAACCCGTTTCAACTTCCAAAAATAACCAATTCGCCACAGATGAGGTATACTTAAGGGCTACAAATTTTTGTTTTCCTTACTTTTGCCCAAAATATTGCTCATGCCGTTCGACATTATCCAGAAATATTTTCCCGGACTTCCGGAAGAACAGAAAGAAAGGTTTAAACGCCTGGAACCCTTATATACCGAATGGAATACCCGAATAAATGTGATTTCCAGGAAGGATATCGCAGAATTGTATGTGCGGCATGTACTGCACTCCCTGGGAATTGCAAAGGTACAATCCTTCAACCCCGGAACAAAAATACTGGATGTGGGCACGGGAGGCGGTTTTCCCGGCATACCGCTTGCCATTCTTTTTCCGGAAACCGATTTTTACCTGGTGGATTCTATCGGCAAGAAAATTAAAGTGGTGCAGGCCGTAGCTGAAGCCCTGGAATTGAAAAATGTAAAAGCAGAACACCTCCGTGCGGAAAAAGTAAAAGGCCGGTTCGATTTTATTGTGAGCCGTGCCGTGACCAATATGCCCGATTTTGTAAAATGGGTGCGCAACAAAACATCTCCGGAAGATAAACATCAACTTAGAAACGGTATATTATACCTTAAGGGAGGCAATCTTACCGAAGAATTACAACCTTTCCCCAAAGCGAAGGAGTACCCGCTTTCCGCTTATTTCGAAGAAGATTTTTTTGAAACCAAGAAAGTGGTGCATTTGCCGTTGTAACCGGCTGTTGAAGAACAGGTTTTGTGTAAAGGCTTTCTACAATCCCAGTTTTTTCAGGATGCCCTGCCACCTGTATTTGCGGATAAATCTGCCTTCTTTTTCGGTAACCAGGAAAGGGATACCTTGCTTTCGGGCACTGAAATATCCCCGGAGATTATACCCGAGAGTGCTCCATTTTTTCTGTCGCCACGCTGTCTTGGCCGATGCAATAAAGGTGATGAGCAGGCCGTATCTCATGGTGTACATGGCCTGCCCCTGTAAGCGCCGTGCTTTTTGGGTATAGGACCCGCCGGTGGGGCGGAGGTGTTTTATTTTCAGGTTGTGGTCTGTATATATTCTGAAACCGTGATATTTGGCCAGGAGGGTGTCTGCCGTATCCCAACCGATGGCCGGCCTTAGTCCGCCTATCTTTTCAAAGCATGTTTTGGAATAGGCCTTTACAGGGCCGCGGACGTGGTTTTTGTCGGCAATGGCCTCATAGGTCCAATGATCATCTTGTTGAATGTGAACCAGTCCCCCTGCGATTCCAATGGTGTCGTCATTCCTGAAGGTGTCGGCAATGGTTGCAAAGTAATCGGAGGGCAGTATAACATCGGCATCCATCTTTACGATAAAATCGTAGTTATTATCAAGGGTGTTCAGTCCTTTGTAAAAGGCACGGACCACTTTTCCTCCCGGCAGGTGTTCAGAAGGAGTATCGGTATTGTTGATTATTTCTGCCCAAGGGTGTTTTGCGACAAATCCGGTAACGATTTCCGGGGTATTGTCGGTAGAATTATCATTGACTACCACCAGTTTTTTGGGTAAAAGCGTCTGTTCCTCCACCGAATGGAGGGTGCGGGTGATGAACTGTGCTTCGTTGTGGGCGGGTATGATAATGTAGTAGTCCACGCTTTGATTGTGCCGATATTTGTTAAAAACGGAAAGATACAAAAGTAAGGATAGTATTGATTTAAATAAATTACCGGAAATATTTAATCTATAGTAAAAAAACTTATATACTGTAACTTCCAAAAGGTTTGGCCGTCTAATAGAATGAAATGCTTTGCGGAGTGTGTGAACACTGACATTTTTTCGATTTGTATTTAAATAAAATCTCATGAGATACTTGATAATACTATTGATAGGGATAATGATTATGCCGATGAATCTTATTGGGCAAAATGAAGATTTGGAATTATTCATTCAATCATATGCAGAAGAGCATCAGTTTAACGGAACAATCCTGGTTCAGAAAGATACGGCTGTGATATATTATCAGAGCTTTGGAATTGCCGATCGTCGGTTTGATGTTCCTGTTACCGATCGAACTGTTTTTAAAGTAGCTTCCATAACAAAGGCGTTTACAGCAGTATTGATCCTTCAACTATACGATGAAGGAAGATTGGATTTAGAGAAAACCATTAAGACTTATCTGCCCAGATTTAGCTATGAAGCAGGAAATAGGGTAACCATCCATCAACTTTTAAATCATACTTCAGGAATGCGTCAAATAGATACCATTTCGAGTGTAGATAATGCCTATAAGTATGGGTTGGGTTTCCTGCAAAAACCATATACTTCCGGACAACTTTTTCACCTTTTTGAGGGAGATTCACTTGTAAACGAACCTGGAGAAAAGTGGGAGTATAACAATTATGAATATATAGTCCTGGGAAAAATAATCGAAAAATTGTATGGTAAGCCTTACGAAGAGGTTTTAAATGAAAAAATTCTCAAACCTTTGGGAATGTTCAATTCCGGGTTGTTGAAACAAAAGAAAATAATTAAAAATCTGGCCAGCACATATTTTACTGGAACAGAATCGGACGTTCTGGTTAATGATATGCCTGTGTATATAGAAAACTGGTATGCAGCCGGAGCCATGTATTCTTCGGCTAAGGACCTGCTTAAATTTTCTAACGCCCTGTTTGGGTTAAAACTGATAAGTGAGAGTGCGCTGGATATGATGTTAACCCCGGAACTTAACGAATATGGGTATGGGGTATGGATTCGTGGACGGGAAAAACACCGAATAATGGAACGTTATGGCAGAATTATGGGGGCTAATGCCGTTTGGATGCAATTCATAGACAAAAATGTCACAATTATAATATTAAGCAATACGAACCTTACCGATCTTGGGGAATTTGGTTTAGCGATTGAAAAAAAACTAAAAACTCCTGACTCAAAAAAGTAAAATTTTTAATAGGAAAAATGCTATGTCGAAGTGATTTTGACCTTGAGGCATTGAAAAACTTCGTCATTCAGTATTCTTCTGTTCTACATTCGCTATTCCTTTTTCCGCACCGCATAAACGGCATAATACCGCGACGTAAAATAGCGCAATAGCGGGCGTAAACCTATTTTCTTCACCGGATTGGTCCATTTTTTCCGGGCTTTGATCTCCCATCCGGCTTTTTCGAGAAGCCAGTCGAACTGCCAGTCCTCGAATTCATGGTAATGCCTGTCCCACATATCGGTTTTGCTGCGGTAGGCCGGAGAAAACCACAGACGGAGCGGGATGGAGGCTACAAGTTTATCGGCTTTTATGGCTTTGATTACGTTATATGGCGCTACCAGATGCTCGAATATTTCGAAAGCAGTGACAACATCATACCCTTCTTCGGCAACGGCGCTGACATCGGTATCCAGGTCTTCACCTTTGGTGTTTGTTATCTTATAACCTTCCTTTTCCATGATTTCGGTAAAAGGATTGGGTGTTCCCAGGTCCAGTATACTGGTATTGGCGGGAATATGTTCTTTGAGAAAATCGAGTGTTACCCTGTATCTTTTCTTCGGAAAGTTGTTTTCGTACATAATGCTGGATCAACAATAAAATGTCAGTTAATGCTGTTTATCGCCATGGAAAAGTCCCGACTGTGCCCGATCTGACAGTGCCTTGGTATACATCATTATAAGTGTAATTGACACGACAACTAGCATTTATAGACCACGGCGTTGATATTCATTCCGGCGCCTACGCTTGCAAAGATAACGACATCTCCCTTATTTACGGACTGGTTTTCTATTTCTCCTTTTTTTAC contains the following coding sequences:
- the ubiE gene encoding bifunctional demethylmenaquinone methyltransferase/2-methoxy-6-polyprenyl-1,4-benzoquinol methylase UbiE, which encodes MSENVTPYKDSKLGKKEQVTRMFDTISGKYDGLNRVISFGIDVKWRKKVVRMIRDIEPDTVLDIATGTGDLAINLAQTGAKKIVGLDISTGMLEIGKRKVAEKGLENTIEMVLGDSEDLPFDNNSFDAVTVAFGVRNFENLEKGLAEICRVLRPGGRFVILETSVPTKTPYKQGYNLYTKHILPLIGKIFSKDRSAYAYLSESASVFPHGEKLNNILAKIGFIKVKHHPQTLGVATIYVASK
- a CDS encoding pyridoxal phosphate-dependent aminotransferase, with protein sequence MEQKLSERILNMSTSATLAMAAKARELRAEGKDIIGLSLGEPDFNTPDFIKEAAIQAINDNYNSYSPVDGYADLKEAIITKFKRDNNLSYNPDQIVVSTGAKQSLANIALVMINPGDEVILPAPYWVSYSDIVKIAEGVPVEVPTSIENDFKMTPEQLEAAITPKTRMIWYSSPCNPSGSVYSKEELEALAEVLKKHPQIYVVSDEIYEHINFSGGHVSMAGIDGMYDRTVTVNGVSKAFAMTGWRIGYIGAPAWIARACNKMQGQITSGANCIAQRATITALEAPVSKIQYMVDEFNKRRDLVLNLLGEIDGFQVNVPEGAFYVFPNISAFFGKTLQGKKIENASDFSLYLLEEANVATVTGEAFGNPNCIRISYAASEKELKEALRRIKEVLS
- a CDS encoding fatty acid desaturase family protein, which gives rise to MENETLRFSRKDTKNFFRTLNKRVNAYFKENNIKRTGNWKLYLKTIVMFSIFLTPYFLILTLDINQWLQLLLTVVIGIGMAGVGMNVMHDGNHGSYSSKPWINNLMGASIYILAGNVYNWRVQHNVLHHTYTNIHGHDEDLDAGRIIRFSEHAKWRRFHKFQHYYSVLLYGLLTINWAITTDFRQMRRYLKRKLSYGKFSSPVKQWSVLIITKLIYLSLWIVLPMLVLDIAWWKILIGFFTMHYTAGLILSIVFQLAHIVEDTKTLMPDETGTMKNTWAIHQLFTTANFSTRNKIVNWFTGGLNHQVEHHIFPNISHIHYTNIAKIVKQTATEFNLPYYEYESTRKAIISHFKHLKALGKKPVYVYN
- the rsmG gene encoding 16S rRNA (guanine(527)-N(7))-methyltransferase RsmG, which gives rise to MPFDIIQKYFPGLPEEQKERFKRLEPLYTEWNTRINVISRKDIAELYVRHVLHSLGIAKVQSFNPGTKILDVGTGGGFPGIPLAILFPETDFYLVDSIGKKIKVVQAVAEALELKNVKAEHLRAEKVKGRFDFIVSRAVTNMPDFVKWVRNKTSPEDKHQLRNGILYLKGGNLTEELQPFPKAKEYPLSAYFEEDFFETKKVVHLPL
- a CDS encoding glycosyltransferase; protein product: MDYYIIIPAHNEAQFITRTLHSVEEQTLLPKKLVVVNDNSTDNTPEIVTGFVAKHPWAEIINNTDTPSEHLPGGKVVRAFYKGLNTLDNNYDFIVKMDADVILPSDYFATIADTFRNDDTIGIAGGLVHIQQDDHWTYEAIADKNHVRGPVKAYSKTCFEKIGGLRPAIGWDTADTLLAKYHGFRIYTDHNLKIKHLRPTGGSYTQKARRLQGQAMYTMRYGLLITFIASAKTAWRQKKWSTLGYNLRGYFSARKQGIPFLVTEKEGRFIRKYRWQGILKKLGL
- a CDS encoding serine hydrolase domain-containing protein, with the protein product MRYLIILLIGIMIMPMNLIGQNEDLELFIQSYAEEHQFNGTILVQKDTAVIYYQSFGIADRRFDVPVTDRTVFKVASITKAFTAVLILQLYDEGRLDLEKTIKTYLPRFSYEAGNRVTIHQLLNHTSGMRQIDTISSVDNAYKYGLGFLQKPYTSGQLFHLFEGDSLVNEPGEKWEYNNYEYIVLGKIIEKLYGKPYEEVLNEKILKPLGMFNSGLLKQKKIIKNLASTYFTGTESDVLVNDMPVYIENWYAAGAMYSSAKDLLKFSNALFGLKLISESALDMMLTPELNEYGYGVWIRGREKHRIMERYGRIMGANAVWMQFIDKNVTIIILSNTNLTDLGEFGLAIEKKLKTPDSKK
- a CDS encoding class I SAM-dependent methyltransferase, which codes for MYENNFPKKRYRVTLDFLKEHIPANTSILDLGTPNPFTEIMEKEGYKITNTKGEDLDTDVSAVAEEGYDVVTAFEIFEHLVAPYNVIKAIKADKLVASIPLRLWFSPAYRSKTDMWDRHYHEFEDWQFDWLLEKAGWEIKARKKWTNPVKKIGLRPLLRYFTSRYYAVYAVRKKE